In the bacterium HR17 genome, CTCAATTTGGGACAAGGCGTTGCCAACGACTTATGGAGAGGGCGCGGGATAGGCGCCCATCCCGACGATTACTTCGCTTATGTCAAGGGTTGCGACATCGTGTCGTTTGATGTCTATCCTGTCGCGGGCTTGAACGACGAGGACTTGTTGTGGTATGTCGCCAAAGGCGTTGCGCGGCTCGTCTTTTGGGTCAACTGGAACAGGTCTACTGACGGCGCAAAAATTGTCTGGAACTGTGTGGAATGCACCCGCATCAGCAACCTGCAAAGGAAGCCGACCCCGCATCATGTGCGGGCGGAGGTGTGGATGGCACTCATTCACGGGTCGCAAGGGCTGGTTTACTTCGTCCATCAGTTTCAACCCCAGTTTGTGGAAGCGGCGCTGTTGGAGGACCCCGAAATGCTCGCCGCCGTCACGCAAATCAATCGCCAAATTCACGACCTCGCCCCCGTGCTGAACAGCCCGACCATCCCTGACGGAGCGGCAGTGCGTTCAACAAACCCTGAGGTGCCCGTGCACATGATGGTCAAGCGCTACAACGGCGCGATTTACCTTTTTGCCGTTGGCATGCGTAACGCACCGACGACCGCAATCTTTCGGGTCAAGGATATCGCTGCCACCGCGACCGCAGAAGTGTTGGGCGAAAATCGCCGGTTGCCTGTCGTCAACGGGCGTTTTGAAGACGCTTTCCGCCCTTACGAGGTTCATCTCTATCGCCTGCGATAACCGCGACAGCGCCACGGAGAGGTGAGCCCACTTGGCGTCACGGCGGGCGTTTTTGGTGCGATCGGGGGTGACGATGATGGGGGCATTGGTGAGGGCGCAAGGGGGACAGGCAACAGGGCAAGAGCGCAAAGGGCGTCCACCGAGCGTGCTTGTCTTCTTCACTGACCAACAGCGTTGGGACACCGTCGGCGTTTACGGAAGCCCGATGACCTTGACGCCCAACCTTGATGCGCTGGCGCGGAAAGGCACGCTTTTTCAAATCGCCGTCACGCCCCAACCCGTTTGCGCTCCCGCCCGTGCCTGCCTTTGGACAGGTGTGTATCAAACGAAGCATGGCGTCTGGCGCAATGGAACCGGGCTTTCACCTGACACCCCGACAATTGCCCACCACTTCAAGCGCGCCGGCTACATCGTCGGCTATATCGGCAAATGGCACTTGGCACCGGGCAAGCTGGGCGCCGGGTTTGTCCCGCCCGAATATCGCGGTGGCTTCGTGGACTTTTGGGAAGCCGCCAATGTGTTGGAGCACACTTCGCACCCTTACGAAGGTGCCCTTTACGATGCCAACGGCAAGGAACTCCGCTTTTCGGGCATCTACCGCACTGATTTTTTGACCCAGCGCGCCATCCGCTTTTTGCGGGAGGTCGGCAAGGACCCATTTTTGCTGGTCGTCTCTTACCTTGAGCCCCATCAGCAAAACGATTGGAACCGATTTGTGGCGCCCGACGGTTACGCCAGCAAATTCGCCAACCCTTTCGTCCCTCACGATTTGCGTCCGTTCCCCGGCGATTGGCAAAAGGAGTTGCCTGATTACTACGGTTGCGTCGCGCGATTGGACGAGAACTTGGGCGAAATTGTGCGCACGCTGGCGGAATTGGGGCGCTTGGACGACACCGTCATCGTCTTCACCAGCGATCACGGTTGTCACTTCCGCACGCGCAACGCCGAGTACAAACGCAGCGCCCACGAA is a window encoding:
- a CDS encoding Arylsulfatase; the encoded protein is MMGALVRAQGGQATGQERKGRPPSVLVFFTDQQRWDTVGVYGSPMTLTPNLDALARKGTLFQIAVTPQPVCAPARACLWTGVYQTKHGVWRNGTGLSPDTPTIAHHFKRAGYIVGYIGKWHLAPGKLGAGFVPPEYRGGFVDFWEAANVLEHTSHPYEGALYDANGKELRFSGIYRTDFLTQRAIRFLREVGKDPFLLVVSYLEPHQQNDWNRFVAPDGYASKFANPFVPHDLRPFPGDWQKELPDYYGCVARLDENLGEIVRTLAELGRLDDTVIVFTSDHGCHFRTRNAEYKRSAHESSVRVPLVIAGPKFNRAQVVPEVVSLTDVAPTLLDAAGLPVPQEMQGKSLLPLVERRVDEWRNEAFIQISESMVGRALRTERWKYCVVAPDKQGGHDPASERYVEWQLYDLYADPHELVNLAGRREYRDIAAQLRERLKARMVEAGEPEPHIDEARFYP